A window of the Carcharodon carcharias isolate sCarCar2 chromosome 37 unlocalized genomic scaffold, sCarCar2.pri SUPER_37_unloc_2, whole genome shotgun sequence genome harbors these coding sequences:
- the LOC121274724 gene encoding RDS/peripherin-like protein xRDS35 → MVLFKVKFTFQKRVQLAQSLWMLCWFSVFTGVLTFALGLYLKCELKRRSEVMDNTDIHLVPNTLILVGLISMLINFSAVKMCNDSLDLTKFPRWKGYVEPFLIFSFLFTFLMLFASLLSYFMRGNLDASLKIGLKNGIRFYKDTDTPGRCYQKRTIDHIQMEFQCCGNNNYRDWFGVQWISNRFLDFNNKEVRDHIKSNVDGRYLIDGVPFSCCNPNSPRPCIQRQITNNSAHFNYEYQTEELNIWLTGCREALLSYYTGMMATIGTSVLLCYVMQLGVLTGLRYLSIATEAVVEQENPECDSEGYLLEKGPMETVYAIAEAVKAKFSFNQVQTEPAATEVTTTEGDKTDK, encoded by the exons ATGGTCCTGTTCAAAGTAAAATTCACTTTCCAAAAGCGTGTGCAGTTGGCACAATCCCTATGGATGCTGTGCTGGTTCTCGGTGTTTACTGGAGTCCTAACTTTCGCATTGGGACTTTATCTCAAATGCGAACTCAAGAGACGGAGTGAGGTGATGGACAACACTGACATCCACCTTGTTCCCAACACCCTAATCTTGGTGGGGCTCATCTCCATGCTCATCAATTTCAGTGCGGTCAAAATGTGCAATGACTCACTGGATCTGACCAAGTTCCCCCGATGGAAGGGTTACGTGGAACCCTTCCTGATCTTCTCCTTCCTCTTCACCTTTCTCATGCTGTTTGCTTCGCTCTTGAGCTATTTCATGAGAGGAAATCTGGACGCTTCACTGAAGATTGGCCTGAAAAATGGAATCCGTTTTTATAAGGACACAGACACCCCAGGCAGATGCTACCAGAAGAGGACAATAGACCACATCCAGATGGAGTTCCAGTGCTGTGGGAACAACAACTACAGGGACTGGTTTGGGGTGCAGTGGATCAGTAATCGATTCCTAGACTTCAACAACAAGGAAGTGAGGGA TCATATTAAGAGCAACGTGGATGGCAGGTACCTGATTGATGGTGTCCCCTTCAGTTGCTGCAACCCTAACTCCCCTCGGCCCTGCATCCAGCGTCAAATCACCAACAACTCTGCTCACTTCAACTATGAGTACCAGACAGAGGAGCTGAACATATGGCTGACAGGATGTCGAGAGGCTCTGCTCAGCTACTATACCGGGATGATGGCAACCATTGGAACAAGCGTGCTGCTCTGCTATGTCATGCAG CTTGGTGTGTTGACTGGACTGCGCTACCTCAGCATAGCGACAGAAGCTGTCGTGGAGCAGGAGAATCCCGAGTGTGACTCTGAAGGCTACCTGCTGGAGAAGGGGCCGATGGAGACAGTGTATGCTATTGCCGAAGCAGTGAAGGCCAAGTTCAGCTTTAATCAGGTCcagacagaaccagcagcaaccgaGGTGACAACAACAGAGGGGGACAAAACGGATAAATAG